The genomic DNA CAGTTTTACCTTGCTGGTTTCAGCTAGACTATCTAAAAGAATTGTGAAGTTCAGAGAGAGAAGCTCCACTGATGAGAGTCTGATTTTATGTCATAAGTTGAGCCAGtgaggaaagcaaagcatggGATTATCACACCAGCCCTTTCTCAAGAAAACCTGACATGAAATCTATGCTGGGTATTGCTGGTGGCTGCCCTCTCCTTCAGCTCAGAATAAGTCCATGCAGTAGATGAaatcttttcattcttcttcagCCCCTAttcttttaccttctttttcactttctagACTGATGCCTGTTCTGGGCTGCAAGGATTCCTGATCTTCCACAGCTTTGGTGGGGGTACTGGCTCTGGCTTTACCTCCTTACTGATGGAACGCCTCTCCGTGGATTACGGGAAGAAGTCCAAACTGGAGTTTGCCATCTACCCAGCCCCTCAGGTCTCCACCGCTGTGGTGGAGCCCTACAATTCCATCCTGACCACACACACCACCCTGGAGCACTCGGACTGCGCATTCATGGTGGATAATGAGGCCATCTATGACATCTGCCGCCGAAATCTGGACATTGAGCGCCCCACTTACACTAACCTTAACCGCCTCATCAGCCAGATTGTCTCCTCCATCACTGCCTCGCTGCGCTTTGATGGTGCCCTCAATGTGGATCTGACAGAGTTCCAGACAAACCTGGTACCCTACCCGCGCATCCACTTCCCCTTAGTGACCTACGCTCCCATCATCTCCTGCGACAGAGCATATCATGAGCAGCTCTCGGTGGCTGAAAtcaccagctcctgctttgAGCCCAACAACCAGATGGTGAAGTGTGACCCGAGACACGGGAAGTACATGGCCTGCTGCATGCTCTACCGTGGTGACGTAGTTCCCAAAGATGTCAACGTAGCAATTGCTGCCATCAAGACCAAAAGAACTATCCAGTTTGTTGACTGGTGTCCAACGGGCTTCAAGGTGAGCAGGGCTGCCATGAACTTCTCTTGAATGTTCAAAGGGCAAGTCCAGTCTAGCAGAAACCTTCATTTAAGTTTTTGATCTGGTGTGTTTCCCACTTGTGAGATGACTGAACATAAGAAAGatgcatttatataaaatgtacCTTTTCTCCTTTGGACACCCCATTGACACAGACTCTAAATAGTTACGTAAGTGGAAATCTGAAGTGCATATGAGttaaaatttaaagaagaaTTCCTTTCAGATCTGAATTTTAGAAAAGCCAGTTAGTGTTCCCCCTGAAGCAGCATCTAAAACTAATGAAACACCAAACCCAATACAACTATGAAAGGAAATGCTGATATTAGGGAATGTGTCCATTAA from Falco rusticolus isolate bFalRus1 chromosome 5, bFalRus1.pri, whole genome shotgun sequence includes the following:
- the LOC119148224 gene encoding tubulin alpha-4 chain, producing the protein MRECISIHVGQAGVQIGNACWELFCLEHGIQPDGTFKNLQDNLNYDDSFTTFFNETVTGKHVPRAVMVDLEPTVVDEVRAGTFRELFHPEQLITGKEDAANNYARGHYTIGKESIDMVLDRVRKLTDACSGLQGFLIFHSFGGGTGSGFTSLLMERLSVDYGKKSKLEFAIYPAPQVSTAVVEPYNSILTTHTTLEHSDCAFMVDNEAIYDICRRNLDIERPTYTNLNRLISQIVSSITASLRFDGALNVDLTEFQTNLVPYPRIHFPLVTYAPIISCDRAYHEQLSVAEITSSCFEPNNQMVKCDPRHGKYMACCMLYRGDVVPKDVNVAIAAIKTKRTIQFVDWCPTGFKVGINYQPPTVVPGGDLAQVQRAVCMLSNTTAIAEAWARLDHKFDLMYAKRAFVHWYVGEGMEEGEFAEAREDLAALEKDYEEVGTDSFEEENDGE